One window of Cherax quadricarinatus isolate ZL_2023a chromosome 16, ASM3850222v1, whole genome shotgun sequence genomic DNA carries:
- the LOC128698273 gene encoding uncharacterized protein, with translation MEPYFSQGKFGLCKERLVNITTFRDTGSYLSLLRSNLVKLPTSREPRLDVLLEAYGGTIIKVPIIRIYIELPGYVGWINVGLSDKPFPIAGVDLLIGNEIDQLEIPREPLVLDNPCDVNYALEASEAGLDLFPLNVVTRAMAKNSNNLDIKQPLEMSDELGWNFLFSEAIQSRPTGDKVLPVPADLARKCNKEEFLLALKDDKSLTNKDKEEGYLLDEDGFLWKRNNDNDLSSKGNLLVVPSPLRNMVFELAHDNPLGGHLGSRKTEKKIRKYFFWPQMRTYIADKLRKCHVCQIIGKTAHNPASAPLLPIKCPEEPFERLVIDCVGPLPRTKRGNQYIFTIIDMATRYPDAIPMSKINSRNIVRALIRFFAQVGIPREIQSDQGSNFTSKVFKEAMSRLGVRQILSTAYHPQSQGVLERFHQTLKSTLRAYCEQYSREWDEGLPFLLFALREAEQESTKYSPFDLIFGHQVRGPLAILRDSWIGKRGPLHPSPLLWKEPLSKLKSLAAVNVRSSSQNEEIL, from the coding sequence ATGGAACCCTACTTTTCCCAGGGGAAGTTCGGACTCTGTAAAGAGAGgttagtaaatatcactaccTTTCGAGATACTGGCAGCTATCTCTCTTTATTAAGATCAAACCTGGTAAAGTTACCTACTAGTAGAGAACCCCGGCTAGACGTATTATTAGAGGCTTACGGAGGCACAATAATAAAGGTCCCTATTATAAGGATTTATATAGAACTGCCTGGATATGTAGGCTGGATCAATGTGGGACTTTCAGATAAACCTTTTCCCATTGCCGGCGTGGATCTATTAATCGGGAACGAAATTGATCAATTGGAGATACCCAGAGAGCCTCTGGTTTTAGATAATCCTTGTGATGTAAATTATGCCTTAGAAGCCTCTGAGGCAGGGCTAGACTTATTTCCCCTTAATGTGGTCACCAGAGCCATGGCTAAGAACTCTAACAATTTGGATATTAAACAGCCTTTAGAAATGTCCGATGAATTAGGTTGGAACTTCCTGTTTAGCGAAGCAATTCAGTCGAGACCCACAGGTGACAAAGTTTTACCAGTCCCTGCGGACCTAGCTAGAAAATGTAATAAAGAAGAATTTCTTTTAGCTCTAAAGGACGATAAAAGTTTAACCAATAAGGATAAAGAGGAAGGTTACCTTTTAGATGAAGACGGTTTTCTTTGGAAgagaaataatgataatgatttgAGTTCAAAAGGAAACTTGTTAGTGGTGCCATCGCCCTTACGTAATATGGTATTTGAACTAGCACATGATAATCCACTGGGAGGTCATTTAGGATCTCGTAAGACAGAGAAAAAgataaggaaatattttttttggccTCAGATGAGGACTTATATTGCTGACAAACTACGGAAATGCCACGTTTGTCAAATAATAGGCAAAACGGCGCACAATCCCGCGTCTGCCCCTTTACTTCCAATAAAATGTCCTGAAGAACCTTTTGAAAGATTAGTTATTGATTGTGTAGGACCGTTGCCCCGCACAAAAAGGGGTAACCAGTATATCTTCACCATCATAGATATGGCAACTCGGTATCCTGATGCTATCCCAATGTCCAAAATTAATTCCAGAAATATAGTAAGAGCTTTAATACGCTTCTTTGCTCAAGTAGGCATACCACGTGAAATTCAATCTGACCAAGGTTCTAATTTTACGTCTAAGGTTTTTAAAGAGGCTATGTCTCGATTAGGAGTAAGACAGATCCTCTCTACAGCATATCATCCCCAGTCACAAGGAGTGctagaaagattccaccaaaccctTAAGTCTACTTTACGTGCTTACTGTGAGCAATATTCTCGTGAATGGGACGaaggtttaccctttcttctcttCGCCCTCCGTGAAGCTGAACAAGAAAGTACTAAATACTCTCCATTTGACTTGATTTTTGGACATCAGGTGCGAGGACCCCTTGCCATATTACGAGATTCTTGGATAGGGAAGAGAGGACCTCTTCATCCCAGTCCTCTACTTTGGAAAGAACCTCTCTCCAAATTAAAAAGCTTAGCTGCCGTGAATGTCAGAAGCTCAAGCCAAAATGAAGAAATCTTATGA